The Desulfovibrio subterraneus genome has a window encoding:
- a CDS encoding radical SAM/SPASM domain-containing protein → MYFKQKDRVMFRDYGEFGYIVDNKIFGYKAKVGDDRDVGDKVLSKSASVFFSVLSKEPQSFEIIVRKICSIFSDVDIDVIKEDAAEFYEVLEKDGFIVSGKTFEDCKNSDVKFSYNICISENINDGYSSNAVYPEITSREFIERYLDGVPNLTSLHVEITSRCNERCVHCYIPHEYKVRDIDDDVFFDILDQCRDMRVLHITLSGGEPMLHGSFLDFLKKTREIGLSVNILSNLTLLDDEIISEMAKNPLLSIQVSLYSMDPDIHDSVTCVKGSYSKTKDSILKIVANNIPLQISCPVLVNNVECYKDVVRWAEGMNVYVVTDNVIIAQYNNDVKNLNYRLNNRDVDKIIKDKSGSGDKYFQRMREEVAKKKTSLPTDYICSVCNSSLCISENGSVYPCAGWQGCVVGNVNESSISDIWRSSDKVIYLRGLRRSDFPRCLECEYKDFCTMCMVRNANESPTGDLFEINEYFCNIARLNKKVYTDWQDGQEGA, encoded by the coding sequence AGGGATTATGGGGAGTTTGGCTATATTGTTGATAATAAAATCTTTGGATACAAAGCGAAGGTCGGCGATGATCGTGATGTGGGTGATAAAGTATTGTCAAAGAGTGCTTCTGTGTTTTTCTCTGTTTTGAGTAAAGAACCTCAAAGTTTTGAAATAATTGTTAGAAAAATTTGTTCCATATTTTCAGATGTTGATATTGACGTAATTAAAGAGGATGCTGCGGAGTTTTATGAAGTCCTAGAAAAAGATGGTTTTATTGTTTCTGGAAAAACATTTGAAGATTGCAAAAATAGTGATGTTAAATTTTCGTATAATATTTGCATTTCAGAAAATATAAATGATGGATATTCTTCTAATGCTGTTTATCCTGAAATTACTTCTAGAGAATTTATAGAGCGATATTTGGATGGTGTTCCAAATTTAACAAGTTTGCATGTAGAAATTACAAGTAGATGCAACGAAAGATGTGTGCATTGCTATATTCCACATGAATACAAGGTCAGAGATATCGATGATGATGTTTTTTTTGATATATTAGATCAGTGTAGGGATATGAGAGTTCTTCATATCACATTGAGCGGTGGAGAGCCTATGTTGCATGGCAGTTTTTTAGATTTTCTCAAAAAAACTAGAGAGATTGGTTTGTCTGTAAACATACTTAGTAACTTAACACTGCTTGACGATGAAATAATAAGTGAGATGGCTAAGAATCCACTGTTGAGTATTCAGGTGTCACTGTATTCTATGGATCCTGATATCCATGATAGTGTGACATGTGTAAAGGGTAGCTATTCAAAGACAAAGGATTCAATTCTAAAAATTGTTGCGAATAATATCCCTTTACAGATTAGTTGTCCTGTATTGGTAAATAATGTAGAGTGTTATAAAGACGTTGTGAGGTGGGCTGAGGGGATGAATGTGTATGTTGTTACTGATAATGTAATAATAGCGCAGTACAATAACGATGTTAAAAATTTGAATTATAGGTTGAATAATCGTGACGTAGATAAGATTATCAAAGATAAATCAGGTAGTGGTGATAAATATTTTCAGAGGATGAGAGAGGAGGTTGCAAAAAAAAAGACTTCTTTGCCAACTGATTATATTTGTAGTGTTTGCAATTCCTCTTTGTGTATATCTGAAAATGGAAGTGTTTATCCTTGTGCTGGCTGGCAAGGTTGCGTCGTTGGTAATGTGAATGAATCTTCGATTAGTGATATTTGGAGATCTTCAGATAAAGTTATATATCTAAGGGGATTGCGGAGGAGTGATTTCCCAAGGTGTCTGGAGTGCGAATACAAAGATTTCTGTACTATGTGTATGGTCAGAAATGCGAATGAGAGTCCAACTGGTGACTTGTTTGAAATTAATGAATATTTTTGTAACATCGCGAGATTGAATAAGAAAGTGTATACTGACTGGCAGGATGGACAAGAAGGTGCATAG